In a single window of the Antennarius striatus isolate MH-2024 chromosome 3, ASM4005453v1, whole genome shotgun sequence genome:
- the acsl2 gene encoding long-chain-fatty-acid--CoA ligase 1 encodes MPVQEWLRSLRSRSGSESEDLWGLVPSLSSFSLSSLSLSPSSLLGLGALASFTAYWLVTRPRPMRPPCDLQAQSVAVKGDPSCRRSALLRDDSLLEFYYDDTRTAYDMFQRGLRITGNGPCLGSRKPGQPYEWIPYTEVAERAQVLGSGLLAKGCRPNPEQFVGIFAQNRPEWVISELACYTYSMAVVPLYDTLGLEAMEHILNLAEISLVLCDREEKAASLLEIKEKSATLKLSCLVLFTDFSDAFVERARSCEVEVLKLEQLMELGRQNLRDPVPPQPQDLAVVCFTSGTTGKPKGAMITHGNIASNTSSVIKILEGSFVIREEDVSISYLPLAHMFERMIEVSMFCHGARVGFYQGDISLLMDDIKTLKPTFFPVVPRLLNRIYDKILGSVNSPLRRALLHYAVRRKQAELSSGVVRNNSLWDKLVFNRIQASLGGNLRFVLTASAPISPTVLSFLRATLGCLIFEGYGQTECTAGCTFSMPGDWTAGHVGAPLPCTMVKLVDIPDMKYYAKNGDGEICIRGPSVFRGYLRDPERTSEALDEDGWLHSGDVGQWLPNGTLRIIDRKKHIFKLSQGEYIAPEKIENVYLRSIPVLQVFVHGDSLQSFLIGIVVPDPEVFVCWAKERGIVGSHEELCQNPDVKKAVLEDMKAVGKDAGLKSFEQVKDLHLHPETFSIANGLLTPTLKSRRADIRRVFQDQISSMYSKTAI; translated from the exons ATGCCTGTGCAGGAGTGGTTACGGTCACTTCGTTCCAGGTCCGGATCGGAGTCGGAGGACCTCTGGGGTCTTGTTCCGTCTCTGTCCTCCTTCTCCCTGTCCTCCCTGTCTCTGTCCCCCTCCTCCCTGCTGGGTTTAGGAGCGCTGGCCTCCTTCACGGCGTACTGGCTGGTCACCCGTCCTCGCCCCATGCGTCCCCCCTGTGACCTCCAGGCCCAGTCAGTGGCGGTGAAA GGAGATCCCAGTTGCAGGCGGTCGGCTCTCCTTCGAGACGACTCGCTGCTGGAGTTTTACTACGACGACACCAGGACGGCGTACGACATGTTCCAGAGAGGCCTGAGGATCACAG GAAACGGCCCATGTCTCGGCTCCAGAAAGCCTGGGCAGCCCTACGAGTGGATCCCCTACACCGAG GTGGCGGAGAGGGCTCAGGTCCTGGGGTCCGGGCTGCTGGCCAAAGGCTGCCGACCAAACCCAGAACAGTTTGTGGGCATATTTGCACAAAACAGACCAGAG TGGGTCATCTCAGAGCTGGCCTGCTACACCTACTCCATGGCGGTGGTGCCTCTGTATGACACGCTGGGGCTGGAGGCCATGGAGCACATCCTCAACCTGG CGGAGATCTCTCTGGTTCTCTGCGACCGGGAGGAGAAGGCGGCGTCTTTGCTGGAGATCAAGGAGAAGAGCGCCACGCTGAAGCTCTCCTGCCTCGTCCTCTTCACCGACTTCAGCGATGCCTTCGTGGAGAGGGCGAGGAGCTGCGAGGTGGAGGTTTTGAAACTGGAGCAGCTTATG GAGCTGGGAAGGCAGAACCTCAGAGATCCTGTG CCGCCCCAGCCTCAGGATCTGGCCGTGGTTTGCTTCACCAGTGGAACCACAG GGAAGCCCAAGGGAGCCATGATCACCCACGGAAACATCGCCTCCAACACTTCCTCTGTCATTAAGATCCTGGAG GGTTCGTTTGTGATCCGAGAAGAAGACGTGTCGATCTCTTACCTGCCGCTTGCCCACATGTTTGAGAGGATGATTGAG GTGTCCATGTTCTGCCACGGGGCCAGAGTGGGCTTCTACCAGGGCGACATCTCTCTCCTGATGGACGACATTAAGACCCTCAAACCCACCTTCTTTCCTGTTGTGCCCCGTTTACTCAATCGCATCTACGATAAG ATCCTGGGTTCTGTGAACTCTCCTTTGCGCCGGGCTCTGCTTCACTACGCCGTGAGGAGAAAGCAGGCGGAGCTCAGCAGCGGGGTCGTACGCAACAACAGCCTGTGGGACAAACTGGTGTTCAACAGGATCCAG gcCAGTTTAGGAGGTAATCTGCGGTTCGTCCTGACGGCCTCAGCGCCCATCTCCCCCACGGTGCTGTCCTTCCTCAGAGCCACACTGGGGTGTCTGATCTTTGAGGGTTACGGTCAGACCGAATGCACCGCAGGCTGCACCTTCTCCATGCCGGGAGACTGGACTGCAG GTCATGTTGGGGCCCCCTTACCCTGTACTATGGTGAAGCTGGTCGACATCCCTGACATGAAGTACTATGCTAAGAATGGAGACGGAGAG ATCTGTATTCGTGGTCCCAGTGTGTTCAGAGGTTACCTGAGGGACCCGGAGAGGACGTCTGAGGCCCTGGATGAGGACGGCTGGCTGCACAGCGGCGATGTAGGCCAGTGGCTTCCG AACGGGACGCTGCGCATCATCGACAGGAAGAAGCACATTTTCAAACTATCTCAGGGAGAGTACATCGCTCCAGAGAAGATAGAGAACGTCTACCTGAGGAGCATCCCGGTGCTGCAGGTGTTCGTGCACGGAGACAGTCTACAG TCTTTTCTCATCGGCATAGTCGTGCCTGACCCagaggtgtttgtttgttgggcTAAAGAGCGAGGGATCGTCGGGTCCCATGAAGAACTGTGTCAGAATCCT GATGTGAAGAAGGCCGTGTTGGAGGACATGAAAGCCGTGGGGAAGGACGCAGGGCTCAAGTCGTTTGAACAA GTGAAGGACCTTCACTTACACCCGGAGACGTTCAGCATCGCCAACGGCCTCCTCACCCCCACGCTGAAGAGCAGACGCGCCGACATCCGCCGAGTCTTTCAGGATCAGATATCCAGTATGTACAGCAAGACGGCCATCTGA
- the prkg1l gene encoding cGMP-dependent protein kinase 1, translating to MRTCLLLDGLSAAAKQGQTYSGQTTATSTPPEGLNVEMGTLRDLQFALQLKIEELRQRDTLIDELELELDAKDELIRRLQEELDRYRATVSLPGPSAASAVCSSHIADKQRSTRRTVVSEPFCLDPATVAMVSHKSCDKSHESQRLIQAAFLKSDLLKNLGKGEIRAILACMYPTAIAQGSFIIQEGTIGTEAYVLEEGRLDVTKDGSKLSTVEPEDVFGELALLYDCTHPYSVSAQTDSKLWVIDRKTYQTQLMQTALSRRSHSVELLNSVPFLQSLPEDIILQISDRMEEAHYTEGDCIVRQGATGDKFYIISKGQVRVTEGKGGQEEQIVASKLSERQWFGERALWGDEVQPANVTAAGEVTCLTIDRDSFKDIINGLVFDCSHEAQQSKSESDTDPELLSSAALSDFQIIAALAVGEFGHVDLVQLNNDSRRVFAMRVLKKKLILNDGQREHILREGRILKEARCPFVVRLYKTFRDAECLYILTEACLGGDLCSLLKDAGYLDECSARFYTACVVEALTFLHSRGVVYRDVKPENVVLDERGYAKLIGSRCLKKVEAGEKTWTFCGTPGYMAPEIILNKGHGVSADFWSLGVFLFELLSDGLPFSSSDPIKILAATVGGIDQIDFPKPISKNASSLIRNLCRSNPSGRLGSRRNGAKDIQKHKWFKGFNWDGLRSGSLNPPVIPKVKHPLDSSVCDRYAEGSEELCTNWDDF from the exons ATGCGCACCTGTCTGCTGCTGGATGGACTGTCTGCTGCTGCCAAACAAGGACAAACATATTCGGGACAAACGACAGCGACTTCCACACCGCCAGAAGGGCTGAATGTA GAGATGGGTACGCTTCGTGACCTCCAATTTGCCCTGCAACTTAAGATTGAGGAGCTCCGACAGCGAGATACACTAATAGACGAGTTAGAGCTGGAGTTGGATGCAAAGGATGAGCTCATCCGGAGGCTGCAGGAGGAACTGGATCGCTACAGAGCCACGGTGTCCCTCCCAGGACCCTCTGCCGCCAGTGCAG TTTGCTCAAGTCATATCGCCGACAAACAGAGAAGCACAAGGAGAACAGTCGTTTCCGAGCCTTTCTGTCTGGACCCGGCAACCGTGGCCATGGTTTCACATAAAAGCTGCGACAAAAGCCATGA GTCTCAGAGGCTGATCCAGGCAGCGTTTTTGAAAAGTGACCTGTTGAAGAACCTTGGGAAAGGAGAAATCAGAGCCATTTTGGCCTGTATGTATCCCACCGCCATCGCTCAAGGCTCCTTCATCATCCAGGAGGGGACCATCGGGACTGAGGCTTATGTTTTAGAAG AAGGGAGGCTGGATGTGACAAAAGACGGATCGAAGCTTTCCACCGTCGAGCCAGAGGACGTGTTTGGAGAGCTGGCGCTCCTCTACGACTGCACACATCCCTACTCCGTCTCAG cacaaacagacAGCAAGCTGTGGGTTATTGACCGCAAGACCTACCAGACCCAACTTATGCAGACCGCTCTCAGCAGACGTTCGCATTCAGTGGAGCTGCTGAACAG cgtTCCCTTCCTCCAGTCACTGCCGGAGGATATCATCCTGCAAATATCTGATCGCATGGAGGAG GCTCACTACACTGAAGGTGACTGCATCGTTCGGCAAGGCGCCACAGGAGACAAGTTTTACATCATCAGCAAAGGCCAG GTGAGAGTGACGGAGGGGAAAGGAGGTCAGGAGGAGCAGATAGTCGCCTCCAAGCTCTCCGAGAGGCAGTGGTTTGGAGAAAGGGCTCTGTGGGG AGACGAGGTTCAGCCGGCGAACGTGACGGCAGCTGGAGAAGTAACGTGTTTGACCATCGACAGAGA CTCCTTCAAGGACATCATCAATGGGTTGGTGTTCGACTGCAGTCACGAGGCCCAGCAATCCAAAAGCGA GTCAGACACGGATCCGGAGCTGCTTTCATCAGCCGCCTTAAGTGATTTCCAAATTATTGCCGCTCTAGCCGTTGGGGAGTTCGGTCACGTAGACCTG GTGCAACTAAACAACGACAGCAGGAGGGTTTTCGCAATGAGGGTCCTTAAGAAGAAGCTGATCCTCAATGACGGTCAGAGAGAGCACATCCTGAGAGAAGGACGCATCCTGAAGGAGGCTCGTTGTCCCTTCGTAGTCAG GTTGTATAAAACCTTCAGGGATGCTGAGTGCCTATACATTTTAACAGAAGCTTGTCTTGGTGGGGATCTCTGCAGTCTTCTTAAAGATGC GGGATATTTGGATGAATGCAGCGCCAGGTTCTATACAGCCTGTGTTGTGGAGGCCCTGACCTTTCTCCACAGCCGAGGTGTCGTCTACAGAGATGTCAAGCCTGAGAATGTGGTTCTGGATGAGCGTGGTTACGCcaaactg ATTGGGTCCAGATGTCTGAAGAAGGTTGAAGCGGGTGAGAAAACCTGGACGTTCTGCGGCACACCTGGCTACATGGCACCGGAAATCATCCTGAATAAAGGCCACGGTGTGTCTGCAGACTTCTGGTcactgggtgtttttttgtttgagctCCTGAGCGATGG ACTCCCATTCAGTAGCTCCGACCCCATAAAGATTCTCGCAGCAACCGTCGGTGGCATCGATCAGATCGACTTTCCAAAACCCATCAGCAAAAACGCCTCCAGTCTCATCAGGAATCTGTGCAG GAGCAATCCCTCAGGGAGGCTGGGCAGTCGAAGAAATGGGGCCAAGGACATTCAGAAGCACAA atGGTTTAAAGGTTTCAACTGGGACGGGCTGCGTAGCGGCTCACTGAACCCTCCGGTTATTCCCAAA GTTAAACACCCTTtggacagcagtgtgtgtgaccgtTATGCTGAAGGCTCAGAGGAGCTGTGCACAAACTGGGATGATTTCTGA